Proteins found in one Litorihabitans aurantiacus genomic segment:
- a CDS encoding ABC transporter ATP-binding protein produces the protein MAATAPVHPPVAGEQTLVLDGVDKTFDTGTAALTDVSLTIAPGEFVSVVGPSGCGKSTLLRLASGLEKVTGGGITVDASATSYVFQEPTLLEWRSAQRNVELVPELRGVPAAERRERAAQALALVGLEGFERQHPRALSGGMRMRVSIARALVAEPDLALFDEPFGALDEITRLKMQTELQRLFALKQFAGLFITHSVSEAVYLSTRVLVMSGRPGRIVADVPIPWSYPRPPELRYEPEFGEIAGAVSAALGEHS, from the coding sequence ATGGCCGCCACCGCACCCGTCCACCCGCCGGTCGCGGGCGAGCAGACGCTCGTCCTCGACGGCGTGGACAAGACCTTCGACACGGGGACGGCCGCCCTGACCGACGTCTCCCTCACGATCGCCCCGGGCGAGTTCGTCTCCGTCGTCGGCCCCTCCGGCTGCGGCAAGTCCACCCTGCTGCGCCTGGCCTCCGGGCTCGAGAAGGTCACCGGCGGCGGGATCACCGTCGACGCGTCCGCCACCAGCTACGTCTTCCAGGAGCCGACGCTCCTGGAGTGGCGCAGCGCCCAGCGCAACGTCGAGCTCGTGCCCGAGCTGCGGGGCGTCCCCGCGGCCGAGCGTCGCGAGCGGGCCGCGCAGGCGCTCGCGCTGGTCGGGCTCGAGGGGTTCGAGAGGCAGCACCCCCGGGCGCTCTCGGGCGGGATGCGCATGCGCGTGTCGATCGCCCGCGCCCTGGTGGCCGAACCCGACCTCGCGCTCTTCGACGAGCCGTTCGGCGCCCTCGACGAGATCACCCGCCTCAAGATGCAGACCGAGCTGCAGCGCCTGTTCGCGCTGAAGCAGTTCGCCGGCCTCTTCATCACCCACTCCGTCTCGGAGGCCGTCTACCTGTCCACGCGGGTGCTCGTGATGAGCGGCCGTCCCGGCCGGATCGTCGCGGACGTCCCCATCCCGTGGTCCTACCCCCGCCCGCCCGAGCTCCGCTACGAACCGGAGTTCGGCGAGATCGCCGGCGCCGTCTCCGCCGCCCTGGGAGAGCACTCGTGA
- a CDS encoding ABC transporter permease: MTDTATPATTTSTRPAPGSTPSPAPGASPTATTPARRRRGPWWRTVLAKAAPILAALGGIVAVWYLVSLVVLEPSRRFLLPPPHEVLRNTLGNPQVIDPMLDALGQTVMVAVSGLTIAVALGMGWAIVMSQSRWAERILYPYAVILQTIPILALTPLIGIWMGYGFGARIVVCVIIAVFPMIANTLFGLQSATAAAHDLFTLNRATRWQRLTRLQLPAAVPAIFTGLRNAAGLSVIGAIVGDFFFQQGSPGIGGLLRTYTLRLSMDSLFLAIILTALFGVLVFSIFAALDRAVVGRLFGSTTR, encoded by the coding sequence GTGACCGACACCGCGACCCCCGCGACCACCACGTCCACGCGCCCGGCACCGGGCTCGACGCCGTCGCCCGCCCCGGGTGCGAGCCCGACGGCGACCACCCCCGCCCGCCGCCGTCGCGGCCCGTGGTGGCGCACCGTGCTCGCCAAGGCGGCCCCGATCCTCGCGGCCCTCGGCGGGATCGTGGCGGTCTGGTACCTCGTCTCGCTCGTCGTGCTCGAGCCGAGCCGCCGGTTCCTGCTCCCGCCGCCGCACGAGGTGCTGCGCAACACCCTCGGCAACCCGCAGGTCATCGACCCGATGCTCGACGCGCTCGGGCAGACCGTGATGGTCGCCGTCTCCGGGCTGACGATCGCCGTCGCGCTCGGGATGGGCTGGGCGATCGTCATGTCGCAGTCGCGGTGGGCGGAGCGGATCCTCTACCCCTACGCCGTCATCCTCCAGACCATCCCGATCCTCGCCCTCACCCCGCTCATCGGGATCTGGATGGGGTACGGCTTCGGCGCGCGGATCGTGGTCTGCGTGATCATCGCCGTCTTCCCGATGATCGCCAACACCCTGTTCGGCCTGCAGTCGGCCACCGCCGCCGCTCACGACCTGTTCACCCTCAACCGCGCCACGCGGTGGCAGCGGCTGACCCGGCTGCAGCTGCCCGCGGCCGTGCCCGCGATCTTCACCGGTCTGCGCAACGCCGCGGGCCTCAGCGTCATCGGCGCGATCGTCGGCGACTTCTTCTTCCAGCAGGGCAGCCCCGGCATCGGGGGCCTGCTGCGCACCTACACGCTGCGGCTCAGCATGGACTCGCTCTTCCTGGCGATCATCCTCACCGCCCTGTTCGGCGTGCTCGTCTTCTCGATCTTCGCGGCCCTCGACCGCGCCGTCGTCGGCCGGCTCTTCGGCTCCACGACGCGCTGA
- a CDS encoding creatininase family protein: protein MPAPRFIDLTGPEVAALPVDTVAVLPLGAIEQHGPHLPVSTDYVTATEVAQAAVAEVAEHGGASVVLLPGLAYTKSDEHHWSPGTIWLSWETLMATLVDIGRSLQTSGITRLVFVNGHGGNSALGQVACRELRRRFGLRTFFAHLGGPPPDQRARPTAGGEMGLGIHGGHAETSLMLHLRPELVQMDRAVRRVPEHLATYELVGFGKPVSFGWLSDDFGPDGHIGDPTTATAQEGAERFAAAVAHVAAAVVEAARFDPAPPA from the coding sequence GTGCCGGCACCCCGCTTCATCGACCTGACCGGCCCCGAGGTCGCCGCCCTGCCGGTGGACACCGTCGCGGTGCTGCCGCTCGGTGCCATCGAGCAGCACGGTCCGCACCTGCCGGTCTCGACCGACTACGTCACCGCCACCGAGGTGGCGCAGGCCGCGGTGGCCGAGGTCGCCGAGCACGGCGGCGCGAGTGTCGTGCTGCTGCCCGGCCTCGCCTACACGAAGTCCGACGAGCACCACTGGTCGCCCGGCACGATCTGGCTGTCGTGGGAGACGCTGATGGCCACGCTGGTGGACATCGGCCGCTCCCTGCAGACCAGCGGCATCACCCGCCTGGTGTTCGTCAACGGTCACGGCGGCAACTCGGCGCTCGGCCAGGTGGCGTGCCGCGAGCTGCGCCGCCGGTTCGGCCTGCGGACGTTCTTCGCCCACCTGGGCGGGCCGCCGCCCGACCAGCGCGCCCGACCCACCGCCGGCGGCGAGATGGGCCTCGGGATCCACGGCGGTCACGCCGAAACCTCGCTCATGCTCCACCTGCGACCCGAGCTGGTGCAGATGGACCGGGCGGTGCGCCGCGTGCCGGAGCACCTGGCGACCTACGAGCTCGTCGGCTTCGGCAAGCCCGTGTCCTTCGGCTGGCTCTCGGACGATTTCGGACCGGACGGCCACATCGGGGACCCGACCACCGCCACCGCGCAGGAGGGGGCGGAGCGGTTCGCCGCCGCCGTCGCCCACGTGGCGGCGGCCGTGGTCGAGGCGGCACGCTTCGACCCGGCGCCGCCGGCCTGA
- a CDS encoding TraR/DksA family transcriptional regulator, protein MTGAQDAPGPAGAGAAGVDPAAPAAPAVLAALRAETLRRLTALGAGVADVVEAAQGANTDDEHDPEGATIAFEREQLRALAARARAQLAEIDVALARVAAGTYGRCEVCGEAVGAGRLEARPTASRCIRHA, encoded by the coding sequence GTGACCGGCGCGCAGGACGCGCCGGGTCCGGCCGGGGCGGGCGCCGCCGGGGTCGACCCGGCGGCGCCGGCGGCACCGGCTGTTCTGGCGGCGCTCCGTGCCGAGACGCTGCGACGGCTGACGGCCCTCGGGGCGGGCGTCGCGGACGTCGTCGAGGCCGCGCAGGGCGCCAACACCGACGACGAGCACGATCCCGAGGGCGCCACGATCGCGTTCGAGCGCGAGCAGCTGCGCGCCCTCGCGGCGCGCGCCCGGGCGCAGCTCGCGGAGATCGACGTCGCGCTCGCGCGCGTGGCCGCCGGCACCTACGGCCGCTGCGAGGTCTGCGGCGAGGCCGTCGGTGCCGGTCGGCTGGAGGCGCGCCCGACGGCGTCGCGCTGCATCCGGCACGCCTGA
- a CDS encoding aldo/keto reductase — protein MKTFPMPGTDLVVPNVVLGLMRIQDKTDEEVRTLVGTARDAGITFLDHADVYGSPLHGCERRFAEAMRLTSSEREQLVIQTKAGIVPDGPYFDFSYEHLIASVNGSLEALGTDYIDILLLHRPDALVEPEEVARAFDELAAAGKVRAFGVSNQTPGQIDLLRRHVSQPIVANQVQLSITHAPVVAQGVAANMQGLDQSIDRDLGLLDHARLHDITLQAWSPFQAGFFDGPFLGSDRYPELNAVIDRLTEKYDVPAEAIAVAWITRHPAQMQVVLGTTTPERVTAAAQGSDLPLTRAEWYELFRAAGYTVP, from the coding sequence GTGAAGACCTTCCCCATGCCCGGCACCGACCTGGTGGTTCCGAACGTCGTGCTCGGCCTCATGCGGATCCAGGACAAGACCGACGAGGAGGTGCGCACCCTGGTGGGGACCGCCCGCGACGCCGGCATCACGTTCCTCGACCACGCCGACGTGTACGGCTCGCCGCTGCACGGCTGCGAGCGGCGCTTCGCCGAGGCGATGCGGCTGACGTCGTCCGAGCGCGAGCAGCTCGTCATCCAGACGAAGGCCGGCATCGTGCCCGACGGCCCGTACTTCGACTTCTCCTACGAGCACCTGATCGCGTCGGTGAACGGCTCGCTGGAGGCCCTCGGGACCGACTACATCGACATCCTGCTGCTGCACCGCCCCGACGCCCTGGTGGAGCCCGAGGAGGTCGCGCGCGCGTTCGACGAGCTCGCCGCGGCGGGCAAGGTGCGCGCCTTCGGGGTCTCCAACCAGACGCCGGGCCAGATCGACCTGCTCCGCAGGCACGTGTCGCAGCCGATCGTGGCCAACCAGGTGCAGCTGTCGATCACGCACGCCCCGGTCGTGGCGCAGGGCGTCGCGGCCAACATGCAGGGGCTGGACCAGTCGATCGACCGCGACCTCGGCCTGCTCGACCACGCCCGGCTGCACGACATCACGCTGCAGGCGTGGTCGCCCTTCCAGGCTGGGTTCTTCGACGGCCCCTTCCTCGGGTCCGACCGTTACCCCGAGCTGAACGCCGTGATCGACCGGCTGACGGAGAAGTACGACGTCCCGGCCGAGGCGATCGCCGTCGCCTGGATCACGCGCCACCCCGCGCAGATGCAGGTCGTGCTCGGGACGACGACGCCGGAGCGCGTGACCGCCGCCGCGCAGGGCTCCGACCTGCCGCTCACGCGCGCCGAGTGGTACGAGCTCTTCCGCGCGGCGGGCTACACGGTGCCGTGA
- a CDS encoding glycoside hydrolase domain-containing protein has protein sequence MLELVDPFLGTEATDLPPRTGLAATWWWPKPQVGNTHPGATHPLGMVSACAYSGAYPTGYGRYDLGTEGLPVPLTDELRASGFTHFQQSGTGAIRKYYNYLRVTPLLAPLDDLGRSWEIVEEEASPGYYRAVLDSGVVAELTVGPKSVVHRYTFPEHRDARVVVDLSVGGLAIPYGETVPLRAHLANLAPGVACGEIVVEGAPLAFHLECDTPGLRQLLWYDRRLMPGGSRLEFSDIRPTTLRPFGVMWAGPTTVGQVVELRIGFSLRGTDQAAANLRADLAPSVPAGSSTTATAAPTAVVTAPPSAFETRWAATRRTWADHLGRVEVEAPTRRRSIMATALYHSLIKPCVAQDESPFWPTDGPFVYDLCTLWDVYRTQLPLLTLLRPDASVALGNALLRICEEEGNFPIGYRMARGADRFSRQGSALAHTLLADLSQLDLPGIDWDWALVHMQADLRRTYGEEYLRQGITHPVSHTLDLAFGYWCTRAVALRQGDGALAAESGRLAAGWPAAFDPATGLLRASTFYEGGPWNYSFRLLHDMRARVDLAGGDAAFTAMLDEFFGYGAAPVVQPGLAPGLEEMAAGYALHRFEGLNNEPDMEAPWAYLYSGRPDRTDEVVHAGVHQMFGTGRGGLAGNDDSGGLSSWYVWAALGLFPVAGQNTVLLHAPSHASASLTVPGGRFDVLTRNFREGDGDDPPPLQHIESATLDGVPLLGPWLSGSRLHAGGELVLTMSDRPTSWGTTHRPPSTPER, from the coding sequence GTGCTCGAGCTCGTGGACCCGTTCCTCGGTACCGAGGCCACCGACCTCCCGCCCCGCACCGGGCTCGCCGCGACCTGGTGGTGGCCCAAGCCGCAGGTCGGCAACACCCACCCCGGCGCCACCCACCCGCTCGGCATGGTCTCGGCCTGCGCCTACTCGGGCGCCTACCCCACGGGCTACGGCCGCTACGACCTCGGGACCGAGGGCCTGCCCGTCCCGCTGACCGACGAGCTGCGCGCCTCGGGCTTCACGCACTTCCAGCAGTCCGGCACCGGCGCCATCCGCAAGTACTACAACTACCTGCGCGTGACGCCGCTGCTCGCGCCGCTCGACGACCTGGGCCGCAGCTGGGAGATCGTCGAGGAGGAGGCGAGCCCGGGCTACTACCGGGCCGTGCTGGACAGCGGGGTCGTGGCGGAGCTGACCGTCGGGCCCAAGAGCGTCGTCCACCGCTACACGTTCCCCGAGCACCGGGACGCGCGGGTCGTCGTCGACCTCTCGGTCGGCGGGCTCGCGATCCCCTACGGCGAGACCGTCCCGCTGCGCGCCCACCTCGCCAACCTCGCCCCCGGGGTGGCGTGCGGCGAGATCGTCGTGGAGGGCGCACCGCTCGCGTTCCACCTCGAGTGCGACACCCCCGGCCTGCGCCAGCTCCTGTGGTACGACCGCCGCCTCATGCCCGGCGGCTCGCGCCTGGAGTTCTCGGACATCCGCCCCACCACCCTGCGCCCCTTCGGGGTGATGTGGGCCGGACCGACCACCGTCGGCCAGGTCGTGGAGCTGCGCATCGGCTTCTCGCTGCGGGGGACCGACCAGGCCGCCGCGAACCTGCGCGCGGACCTCGCGCCGTCGGTCCCCGCCGGGAGCAGCACGACGGCGACGGCGGCGCCCACCGCCGTCGTCACCGCGCCGCCGTCGGCGTTCGAGACCCGGTGGGCCGCGACGCGCCGGACCTGGGCCGACCACCTGGGGCGCGTCGAGGTCGAGGCTCCCACCCGCCGCCGCAGCATCATGGCGACGGCGCTTTACCACTCCCTCATCAAGCCGTGCGTGGCACAGGACGAGAGCCCGTTCTGGCCGACCGACGGACCGTTCGTCTACGACCTGTGCACGCTCTGGGACGTCTACCGCACGCAGCTGCCCCTGCTCACCCTGCTGCGACCCGACGCGAGCGTGGCGCTCGGCAACGCGCTGCTGCGGATCTGCGAGGAGGAGGGCAACTTCCCGATCGGGTACCGGATGGCGCGCGGGGCCGACCGGTTCTCGCGGCAGGGCAGCGCCCTGGCGCACACGCTCCTGGCCGACCTCAGCCAGCTCGACCTGCCCGGGATCGACTGGGACTGGGCGCTCGTGCACATGCAGGCGGACCTGCGCCGCACCTATGGCGAGGAGTACCTGCGCCAGGGCATCACCCACCCGGTCAGCCACACGCTCGACCTCGCGTTCGGCTACTGGTGCACCCGCGCCGTCGCGCTGCGGCAGGGCGACGGCGCGCTGGCCGCCGAGTCCGGGCGGCTCGCCGCCGGGTGGCCGGCCGCGTTCGACCCCGCGACCGGGCTCCTGCGCGCCTCGACCTTCTACGAGGGCGGGCCGTGGAACTATTCCTTCCGGCTGCTGCACGACATGCGCGCGCGCGTCGACCTCGCGGGCGGTGACGCCGCGTTCACCGCGATGCTCGACGAGTTCTTCGGGTACGGCGCCGCGCCCGTGGTGCAACCGGGCCTCGCGCCCGGCCTGGAGGAGATGGCCGCGGGCTACGCGCTGCACCGCTTCGAGGGCCTCAACAACGAGCCCGACATGGAGGCCCCCTGGGCCTACCTCTACTCCGGCAGGCCGGACCGCACCGACGAGGTCGTGCACGCGGGCGTCCACCAGATGTTCGGCACCGGCCGCGGCGGCCTCGCCGGCAACGACGACTCCGGCGGGCTGTCCTCCTGGTACGTCTGGGCCGCGCTGGGCCTGTTCCCCGTGGCGGGCCAGAACACGGTGCTGCTGCACGCGCCGTCGCACGCCTCCGCGAGCCTGACCGTCCCCGGCGGCCGGTTCGACGTCCTGACACGCAACTTCCGCGAGGGCGACGGCGACGACCCGCCGCCCCTGCAGCACATCGAGAGCGCCACGCTCGACGGCGTACCGCTGCTCGGCCCCTGGCTCTCGGGCTCGCGGCTGCACGCGGGCGGCGAGCTCGTCCTGACCATGTCCGACCGCCCCACCTCCTGGGGCACCACCCACCGACCGCCGTCCACCCCCGAGAGGTGA
- a CDS encoding glycosyltransferase, with the protein MSAPVLTTLSAAEHEALNRYRRLVIVVRADPVICGHSVEARNLAEAALLQGFEEVTILTWPIDRLEAAGLPLKPLERVMPYSPGITVERPDPVGDYRVPDGRWQAGLVGRLVELFTDGVPTVCLSLYLSPHTLAVTEAVDAARRTGLPVDVVTVAEAVGSDITNVVRTCVQQGRFGAAAHVLTSYLASDVVVAVSEYTKELIVSSAAEIDARHGTTFATQAQARVAISYPALDTASYTGTDEADVAAVLERRGLAGAPYVLFLSRLTEAKGVPDLIAGFERSEATATGDVRLVIAGRGPQEEEIRAMAAASPLADRIQVLTDVDDAEKPALMQGAVAFVLPTLPRPEFVETFGIAVVEKMLAGGGVVATTTTGGVPEAVGDTAKTVEISDPDSIAQVLTEILAMTPEQRAAWEERARTYALQFDRAEVLRRILVQVAAQVEGPAVAA; encoded by the coding sequence ATGTCCGCACCCGTCCTCACCACCCTCAGCGCCGCCGAGCACGAGGCGCTGAACCGCTACCGGCGCCTCGTCATCGTGGTGCGCGCCGATCCAGTCATCTGCGGCCACTCCGTCGAGGCGCGCAACCTCGCCGAGGCCGCGCTGCTGCAGGGTTTCGAGGAGGTCACGATCCTCACGTGGCCGATCGACCGGCTCGAGGCCGCCGGTCTGCCGCTCAAACCGCTGGAGCGGGTGATGCCGTACTCGCCCGGCATCACGGTCGAGCGCCCGGACCCGGTGGGCGACTACCGCGTGCCGGACGGCCGGTGGCAGGCCGGCCTCGTGGGGCGGCTCGTGGAGCTGTTCACCGACGGCGTGCCCACGGTCTGCCTCTCGCTGTACCTGAGCCCGCACACCCTCGCGGTCACCGAGGCGGTCGACGCCGCGCGCCGCACGGGCCTGCCGGTCGACGTCGTGACGGTGGCCGAGGCGGTCGGCTCCGACATCACCAACGTCGTGCGCACCTGCGTGCAGCAGGGCCGGTTCGGCGCGGCCGCCCACGTGCTCACGTCCTACCTCGCCAGCGACGTCGTCGTGGCGGTCTCGGAGTACACCAAGGAGCTGATCGTGAGCTCGGCCGCCGAGATCGACGCGCGGCACGGCACGACGTTCGCCACCCAGGCGCAGGCCCGGGTGGCGATCTCCTACCCGGCGCTCGACACGGCGTCCTACACCGGCACGGACGAGGCCGACGTCGCCGCGGTGCTCGAGCGTCGCGGCCTCGCCGGCGCGCCCTACGTGCTGTTCCTGTCCCGCCTGACCGAGGCGAAGGGCGTCCCGGACCTCATCGCCGGCTTCGAGCGGTCGGAGGCGACGGCGACCGGCGACGTCCGCCTCGTCATCGCCGGGCGCGGACCGCAGGAGGAGGAGATCCGGGCCATGGCCGCGGCCTCGCCGCTGGCGGACCGCATCCAGGTCCTCACCGATGTCGACGACGCCGAGAAGCCGGCCCTCATGCAGGGGGCGGTCGCGTTCGTGCTCCCGACCCTGCCCCGGCCGGAGTTCGTGGAGACGTTCGGCATCGCCGTCGTGGAAAAGATGCTCGCGGGCGGGGGAGTGGTCGCCACCACGACGACCGGCGGGGTGCCCGAGGCGGTGGGCGACACCGCCAAGACGGTCGAGATCTCCGACCCCGACTCGATCGCGCAGGTGCTGACCGAGATCCTCGCGATGACGCCGGAGCAGCGCGCGGCGTGGGAGGAGCGGGCGCGCACGTACGCGCTGCAGTTCGACCGCGCCGAGGTGCTGCGCCGGATCCTCGTGCAGGTCGCGGCGCAGGTGGAGGGTCCCGCGGTCGCCGCCTAG
- the ypfJ gene encoding KPN_02809 family neutral zinc metallopeptidase, protein MTFNSDADISSRRVRRGGGRRGVAVGGGIGGIGLIAVVLFQLFTGQQVDLSGLTGEGQAQYQPGQGEDSYVECLEGGDQANREIDCRMSATALSLDAYWEDALPAQAGIAYRLPEFLLFSGQVSTGCGGATSAVGPFYCPPDATVYIDTSFFDELTSRFGADGGPLGELYVVAHEFGHHIQNELGTMAAVDRRGTGPTSDAVRLELQADCYAGMWVGGAADATDANGNAYLERPTDAEVAQALSAASAVGDDHIQETFSGEVSPHTWTHGSSEQRQRWFTTGMTQGTLTACDTFAVGDDL, encoded by the coding sequence ATGACGTTCAACAGCGACGCGGACATCTCGAGCAGGCGCGTGCGCCGCGGCGGTGGTCGCCGCGGGGTCGCCGTCGGCGGCGGGATCGGGGGCATCGGCCTCATCGCCGTCGTGCTCTTCCAGCTGTTCACCGGGCAGCAGGTCGACCTGTCCGGCCTCACGGGCGAGGGGCAGGCGCAGTACCAGCCCGGACAGGGCGAGGACTCCTACGTGGAGTGCCTCGAGGGCGGCGACCAGGCCAACCGCGAGATCGACTGCCGCATGAGCGCGACGGCGCTGTCGCTCGACGCGTACTGGGAGGACGCGCTCCCGGCCCAGGCGGGCATCGCCTACCGGCTGCCGGAGTTCCTGCTCTTCTCCGGGCAGGTGTCGACCGGCTGCGGCGGCGCGACCTCCGCCGTCGGACCCTTCTACTGCCCACCGGACGCCACCGTGTACATCGACACCTCGTTCTTCGACGAGCTGACCTCGCGCTTCGGCGCCGACGGCGGCCCGCTGGGTGAGCTGTACGTGGTCGCGCACGAGTTCGGCCACCACATCCAGAACGAGCTGGGCACGATGGCGGCGGTCGACCGCCGCGGGACCGGCCCGACCTCCGACGCGGTTCGGCTCGAGCTGCAGGCCGACTGCTACGCCGGGATGTGGGTGGGTGGCGCCGCCGACGCGACCGACGCGAACGGCAACGCCTACCTCGAGCGACCCACGGACGCCGAGGTCGCCCAGGCGCTCTCGGCCGCCTCCGCCGTCGGCGACGACCACATCCAGGAGACCTTCTCCGGCGAGGTCTCGCCGCACACCTGGACGCACGGCTCCTCGGAGCAGCGCCAGCGCTGGTTCACGACCGGGATGACGCAGGGCACGCTGACCGCCTGCGACACGTTCGCCGTCGGCGACGACCTCTAG
- a CDS encoding biotin transporter BioY: MTTAAVTPRPAPRVLADLVATSRVRDVALVLGGTAFVALASQVLIPLGFTPVPLSLGTFGALVVGAALGPVRATASLGLYLLAGIAGVGWFAEGASGWQFASFGYLLGYVMAAALVGGLARRGGDRRPLATIGLMLLGGAVIYAAGVPWLMAFLGVDLATALGLGVVPFLIGDAIKAVVAALLLPGSWALVRRLRG; encoded by the coding sequence GTGACCACAGCAGCCGTGACCCCGCGCCCCGCACCCCGCGTCCTCGCCGACCTCGTCGCCACGTCCCGCGTCCGCGACGTCGCGCTCGTCCTGGGCGGCACCGCATTCGTCGCGCTCGCGTCCCAGGTGCTCATCCCGCTCGGCTTCACCCCCGTGCCGCTCTCGCTGGGGACGTTCGGCGCGCTCGTCGTCGGCGCGGCGCTCGGCCCCGTGCGCGCGACGGCGTCGCTCGGCCTCTACCTCCTCGCGGGCATCGCGGGGGTCGGCTGGTTCGCGGAGGGGGCCTCGGGCTGGCAGTTCGCCTCCTTCGGCTACCTGCTGGGGTACGTGATGGCCGCCGCGCTCGTCGGCGGGCTGGCGCGGCGCGGCGGCGACCGCCGCCCGCTGGCGACCATCGGCCTCATGCTGCTCGGCGGCGCCGTGATCTACGCGGCCGGTGTGCCCTGGTTGATGGCGTTCCTCGGCGTCGACCTCGCCACGGCGCTGGGCCTCGGCGTCGTCCCCTTCCTGATCGGTGACGCGATCAAGGCGGTCGTGGCCGCGCTGCTCCTGCCGGGGTCGTGGGCCCTGGTGCGACGCCTGCGCGGCTGA
- the abc-f gene encoding ribosomal protection-like ABC-F family protein: protein MITTSALEIRIGARTLLSDASFRIDSGDRIGLVGRNGAGKTTLTKILAGEGQPSGGQVVRSDDVGYLPQDPRTGDPDVLARDRVFSARGLDATIRNMRKAEEVMASGTPTEREKAMERYGRLEATFLSKGGWAAEAEAATITSNLGLPTRVLEQPLRTLSGGQRRRVELSRILFSGAQTLLLDEPTNHLDADSIVWLRDYLLAYPGAFVVISHDADLLRATVNKVFHLDANRGQIDIYNLKWDAYLQQRETDEKRRRRERANAEKKAATLMAQADKMKAKATKAVAAQNMARRAERMLSGLEEVRAVDRVAKLRFPDPAPCGRTPLRASDLSKTYGSQEVFTGVDLAIDRGSRVVVLGLNGAGKTTLLRMLGGVEKPDTGQIEPGHGLKIGYYAQEHETLDTSATVVENLRRNAPDLTDTQVRSVLGSFLFSGDDADKPAGVLSGGEKTRLALAVLVVSSANVLLLDEPTNNLDPASRAEILGALKTFTGAVVLVTHDEGAVAALEPERVLLLPDGDEDMWNAGYAELISLA from the coding sequence GTGATCACCACCTCTGCGCTCGAGATCCGCATCGGCGCCCGCACCCTGCTGTCCGACGCGTCCTTCCGCATCGACTCGGGTGACCGCATCGGGCTGGTGGGCCGCAACGGCGCCGGCAAGACGACGCTGACGAAGATCCTCGCGGGCGAGGGCCAGCCGAGCGGCGGCCAGGTGGTCCGCAGCGACGACGTCGGCTACCTGCCGCAGGACCCCCGCACCGGCGACCCCGACGTGCTGGCGCGCGACCGGGTGTTCTCCGCGCGCGGGCTCGACGCCACCATCCGGAACATGCGGAAGGCCGAGGAGGTCATGGCGTCGGGCACCCCGACCGAGCGCGAGAAGGCCATGGAGCGCTACGGCCGCCTGGAGGCGACCTTCCTGTCCAAGGGCGGCTGGGCCGCCGAGGCCGAGGCCGCCACCATCACGAGCAACCTCGGTCTCCCGACCCGGGTGCTCGAGCAGCCGCTGCGCACGCTCTCGGGCGGTCAGCGCCGCCGCGTCGAGCTCTCCCGCATCCTGTTCTCGGGTGCGCAGACGCTCCTGCTGGACGAGCCGACCAACCACCTCGACGCCGACTCGATCGTGTGGCTGCGCGACTACCTGCTGGCCTACCCGGGGGCGTTCGTCGTGATCTCGCACGACGCCGACCTCCTGCGGGCCACCGTCAACAAGGTGTTCCACCTGGACGCCAACCGCGGCCAGATCGACATCTACAACCTCAAGTGGGACGCGTACCTGCAGCAGCGCGAGACGGACGAGAAGCGCCGCCGCCGCGAGCGCGCCAACGCCGAGAAGAAGGCCGCCACGCTGATGGCGCAGGCCGACAAGATGAAGGCGAAGGCGACCAAGGCCGTCGCCGCGCAGAACATGGCGCGGCGCGCCGAGCGCATGCTGTCGGGACTGGAGGAGGTCCGCGCCGTCGACCGCGTGGCCAAGCTGCGCTTCCCCGACCCCGCCCCGTGCGGGCGCACCCCGCTGCGGGCCAGCGACCTGTCCAAGACGTACGGATCGCAGGAGGTCTTCACGGGGGTGGACCTGGCGATCGACCGCGGCTCCCGCGTCGTGGTCCTCGGCCTCAACGGCGCCGGCAAGACGACCCTGCTGCGCATGCTCGGCGGTGTCGAGAAGCCCGACACCGGGCAGATCGAACCGGGTCACGGTCTCAAGATCGGCTACTACGCGCAGGAGCACGAGACGCTCGACACGTCCGCCACGGTCGTGGAGAACCTGCGCCGCAACGCGCCCGACCTCACCGACACGCAGGTCCGCAGCGTGCTGGGCTCGTTCCTGTTCTCGGGGGACGACGCCGACAAGCCGGCCGGCGTCCTGTCCGGCGGCGAGAAGACCCGCCTGGCTCTCGCCGTCCTGGTGGTCTCGAGCGCCAACGTGCTGCTCCTGGACGAGCCGACGAACAACCTCGACCCCGCGAGCCGCGCCGAGATCCTCGGTGCGCTGAAGACGTTCACGGGCGCCGTCGTGCTCGTGACGCACGACGAGGGCGCGGTCGCGGCGCTCGAACCGGAGCGGGTGCTGCTCCTGCCCGACGGCGACGAGGACATGTGGAACGCCGGCTACGCGGAGCTCATCTCCCTGGCGTGA